In a single window of the Callithrix jacchus isolate 240 chromosome 1, calJac240_pri, whole genome shotgun sequence genome:
- the CPT1B gene encoding carnitine O-palmitoyltransferase 1, muscle isoform isoform X2 — MAEAHQAVAFQFTVTPEGVDFRLSREALKHIYLSGINSWKKRLIRIKNGILRGVYPGSPTSWLVVVMATVGSSYCNLDISLGLVGCIQRCLPQGCEPYQTPQTRELLSMAIFSTGVWATGIFFFRQTLKLLLSYHGWMFEMHGKTSHLTRIWAICIRLLSSRRPMLYSFQTSLPKLPVPRVSATIQRYLESVRPLLDDEEYYRMEMLAEEFKEKTAPRLQKYLVLKSWWATNYVSDWWEEYIYLRGRSPLMVNSNYYVMDLVLIRNTDVQAARLGNIIHAMIMYRRKLDREEIKPVMALGMVPMCSYQMERMFNTTRIPGKETDTLQHLSDSRHVAVYHKGRFFKLWLYEGSRLLQPRDLQMQFQRILDDPSPPQPGEEKLAALTAGGRVEWAQARQAFFSSGKNKAALEAIERAAFFVALDEESYWYDPEDEASLSLYGKALLHGNCYNRWFDKSFTLISFKNGQLGLNAEHAWADAPIIGHLWEFVLGTDSFHLGYTETGHCLGKPNPALAPPMRLQWDIPKQVAKALADDVELYCFQFLPFGKGLIKRCRTSPDAFVQIALQLAHFRDRGKFCLTYEASMTRMFREGRTETVRSCTSESTAFVQAMMEGSHVKADLRDLFQKASKKHQNMYRLAMTGAGIDRHLFCLYLVSKYLGVSSPFLAEVLSEPWRLSTSQIPQSQIRMFDPDQHPNHLGAGGGFGPVADDGYGVSYMIAGENMIFFHVSSKFSSSETNAQRFGNHIRQALLDIADLFQVPKADS, encoded by the exons ATGGCAGAAGCGCACCAGGCCGTGGCCTTCCAGTTCACGGTGACCCCAGAAGGGGTCGACTTCCGGCTCAGTCGGGAGGCCCTGAAACACATCTACCTGTCTGGAAtcaactcctggaagaaacgccTGATCCGCATCAAG AATGGCATCCTCAGGGGCGTGTACCCTGGCAGCCCCACCAGCTGGCTGGTCGTCGTCATGGCAACAGTGGGTTCCTCCTACTGCAACTTGGACATCTCCTTGGGGCTGGTCGGTTGCATCCAGAGATGCCTCCCTCAGGG GTGTGAGCCCTACCAGACACCGCAGACCCGGGAACTTCTTAGCATGGCCATCTTCTCCACGGGCGTCTGGGCAACAGGCATCTTCTTCTTCCGCCAAACTCTGAAGCTGCTGCTTTCCTACCATGGGTGGATGTTTGAGATGCATGGCAAGACCAGCCACTTGACCAGGATCTGGGCT ATATGTATCCGCCTTCTATCCAGCCGGCGCCCCATGCTCTACAGCTTCCAGACGTCTCTGCCCAAGCTTCCTGTGCCCAGGGTGTCAGCCACAATTCAGCGG TACCTAGAGTCTGTGAGGCCCTTGTTGGATGATGAGGAATATTACCGCATGGAGATGCTGGCTGAAGAATTCAAGGAGAAGACTGCCCCCAGGCTGCAGAAATATCTGGTGCTCAAGTCATGGTGGGCAACTAACTAT GTGAGTGACTGGTGGGAAGAGTACATTTACCTTCGAGGCAGGAGCCCTCTCATGGTGAACAGCAACTATTATGTCATG GACCTTGTGCTCATCAGGAATACAGACGTGCAGGCAGCCCGTCTGGGAAACATCATCCATGCCATGATCATGTATCGCCGTAAACTGGACCGTGAAGAAATCAAGCCT GTGATGGCACTGGGCATGGTGCCCATGTGCTCCTACCAGATGGAGAGGATGTTCAACACCACTCGGATCCCGGGCAAGGAGACAG ATACGCTACAACACCTCTCGGACAGCCGGCATGTGGCTGTCTACCACAAAGGACGCTTCTTCAAGCTGTGGCTCTATGAGGGCTCCCGTCTGCTCCAGCCTCGGGATCTGCAGATGCAATTCCAGAGAATCCTGGACGACCCCTCCCCGCCTCAGCCTGGGGAGGAGAAGCTGGCAGCCCTCACTGCAGGAGGAAG GGTGGAGTGGGCGCAGGCACGCCAGGCCTTCTTCAGCTCCGGAAAGAACAAGGCTGCCTTGGAGGCCATCGAGCGTGCCGCTTTCTTTGTGGCCCTGGATGAGGAGTCCTACTGGTACGACCCCGAAGATgaggccagcctcagcctctatGGCAAGGCCCTGCTACATGGCAACTGCTACAACAG GTGGTTTGACAAATCCTTCACTCTCATTTCCTTCAAGAATGGCCAGTTGGGTCTCAATGCAGAACATGCGTGGGCAGACGCTCCCATCATTGGGCACCTCTGGGAG TTTGTCCTGGGCACAGACAGCTTCCACCTGGGCTACACAGAGACTGGGCACTGCCTGGGCAAACCAAACCCTGCTCTGGCACCTCCTATGCGACTGCAGTGGGACATTCCAAAACAG GTGGCCAAGGCACTGGCAGACGATGTGGAGTTGTactgcttccagtttctgcccttTGGCAAAGGCCTCATCAAGAGGTGCCGGACCAGCCCGGATGCCTTTGTGCAGATTGCACTGCAGCTGGCTCACTTCCGG GACAGGGGTAAGTTCTGCCTGACCTATGAGGCCTCAATGACCAGAATGTTCCGGGAGGGACGGACTGAGACTGTGCGTTCCTGTACCAGTGAGTCCACAGCCTTTGTGCAGGCCATGATGGAGGGGTCCCACGTG AAAGCAGACCTGCGAGATCTCTTCCAGAAAGCTTCTAAGAAGCACCAGAATATGTACCGCCTGGCCATGACAGGGGCAGGGATCGACAGGCACCTCTTCTGCCTTTACTTGGTCTCCAAGTACCTGGGAGTCAGCTCTCCTTTCCTGGCTGAG GTGCTCTCGGAACCCTGGCGCCTCTCCACCAGCCAGATCCCTCAATCCCAGATCCGCATGTTCGATCCAGACCAGCACCCCAACCACCTGGGTGCTGGAGGTGGCTTTGGCCCT GTAGCAGATGATGGCTATGGGGTTTCCTACATGATTGCAGGCGAGAACATGATCTTCTTCCATGTCTCCAGCAAGTTCTCAAGCTCAGAGACG AATGCCCAGCGCTTTGGGAACCACATCCGCCAAGCCCTACTGGACATCGCTGATCTTTTCCAAGTTCCCAAGGCTGACAGCTGA
- the CPT1B gene encoding carnitine O-palmitoyltransferase 1, muscle isoform isoform X1, with translation MAEAHQAVAFQFTVTPEGVDFRLSREALKHIYLSGINSWKKRLIRIKNGILRGVYPGSPTSWLVVVMATVGSSYCNLDISLGLVGCIQRCLPQGCEPYQTPQTRELLSMAIFSTGVWATGIFFFRQTLKLLLSYHGWMFEMHGKTSHLTRIWAICIRLLSSRRPMLYSFQTSLPKLPVPRVSATIQRYLESVRPLLDDEEYYRMEMLAEEFKEKTAPRLQKYLVLKSWWATNYVSDWWEEYIYLRGRSPLMVNSNYYVMDLVLIRNTDVQAARLGNIIHAMIMYRRKLDREEIKPVMALGMVPMCSYQMERMFNTTRIPGKETDTLQHLSDSRHVAVYHKGRFFKLWLYEGSRLLQPRDLQMQFQRILDDPSPPQPGEEKLAALTAGGRVEWAQARQAFFSSGKNKAALEAIERAAFFVALDEESYWYDPEDEASLSLYGKALLHGNCYNRWFDKSFTLISFKNGQLGLNAEHAWADAPIIGHLWEFVLGTDSFHLGYTETGHCLGKPNPALAPPMRLQWDIPKQCQAVIENSYQVAKALADDVELYCFQFLPFGKGLIKRCRTSPDAFVQIALQLAHFRDRGKFCLTYEASMTRMFREGRTETVRSCTSESTAFVQAMMEGSHVKADLRDLFQKASKKHQNMYRLAMTGAGIDRHLFCLYLVSKYLGVSSPFLAEVLSEPWRLSTSQIPQSQIRMFDPDQHPNHLGAGGGFGPVADDGYGVSYMIAGENMIFFHVSSKFSSSETNAQRFGNHIRQALLDIADLFQVPKADS, from the exons ATGGCAGAAGCGCACCAGGCCGTGGCCTTCCAGTTCACGGTGACCCCAGAAGGGGTCGACTTCCGGCTCAGTCGGGAGGCCCTGAAACACATCTACCTGTCTGGAAtcaactcctggaagaaacgccTGATCCGCATCAAG AATGGCATCCTCAGGGGCGTGTACCCTGGCAGCCCCACCAGCTGGCTGGTCGTCGTCATGGCAACAGTGGGTTCCTCCTACTGCAACTTGGACATCTCCTTGGGGCTGGTCGGTTGCATCCAGAGATGCCTCCCTCAGGG GTGTGAGCCCTACCAGACACCGCAGACCCGGGAACTTCTTAGCATGGCCATCTTCTCCACGGGCGTCTGGGCAACAGGCATCTTCTTCTTCCGCCAAACTCTGAAGCTGCTGCTTTCCTACCATGGGTGGATGTTTGAGATGCATGGCAAGACCAGCCACTTGACCAGGATCTGGGCT ATATGTATCCGCCTTCTATCCAGCCGGCGCCCCATGCTCTACAGCTTCCAGACGTCTCTGCCCAAGCTTCCTGTGCCCAGGGTGTCAGCCACAATTCAGCGG TACCTAGAGTCTGTGAGGCCCTTGTTGGATGATGAGGAATATTACCGCATGGAGATGCTGGCTGAAGAATTCAAGGAGAAGACTGCCCCCAGGCTGCAGAAATATCTGGTGCTCAAGTCATGGTGGGCAACTAACTAT GTGAGTGACTGGTGGGAAGAGTACATTTACCTTCGAGGCAGGAGCCCTCTCATGGTGAACAGCAACTATTATGTCATG GACCTTGTGCTCATCAGGAATACAGACGTGCAGGCAGCCCGTCTGGGAAACATCATCCATGCCATGATCATGTATCGCCGTAAACTGGACCGTGAAGAAATCAAGCCT GTGATGGCACTGGGCATGGTGCCCATGTGCTCCTACCAGATGGAGAGGATGTTCAACACCACTCGGATCCCGGGCAAGGAGACAG ATACGCTACAACACCTCTCGGACAGCCGGCATGTGGCTGTCTACCACAAAGGACGCTTCTTCAAGCTGTGGCTCTATGAGGGCTCCCGTCTGCTCCAGCCTCGGGATCTGCAGATGCAATTCCAGAGAATCCTGGACGACCCCTCCCCGCCTCAGCCTGGGGAGGAGAAGCTGGCAGCCCTCACTGCAGGAGGAAG GGTGGAGTGGGCGCAGGCACGCCAGGCCTTCTTCAGCTCCGGAAAGAACAAGGCTGCCTTGGAGGCCATCGAGCGTGCCGCTTTCTTTGTGGCCCTGGATGAGGAGTCCTACTGGTACGACCCCGAAGATgaggccagcctcagcctctatGGCAAGGCCCTGCTACATGGCAACTGCTACAACAG GTGGTTTGACAAATCCTTCACTCTCATTTCCTTCAAGAATGGCCAGTTGGGTCTCAATGCAGAACATGCGTGGGCAGACGCTCCCATCATTGGGCACCTCTGGGAG TTTGTCCTGGGCACAGACAGCTTCCACCTGGGCTACACAGAGACTGGGCACTGCCTGGGCAAACCAAACCCTGCTCTGGCACCTCCTATGCGACTGCAGTGGGACATTCCAAAACAG TGCCAGGCAGTCATCGAGAATTCCTACCAGGTGGCCAAGGCACTGGCAGACGATGTGGAGTTGTactgcttccagtttctgcccttTGGCAAAGGCCTCATCAAGAGGTGCCGGACCAGCCCGGATGCCTTTGTGCAGATTGCACTGCAGCTGGCTCACTTCCGG GACAGGGGTAAGTTCTGCCTGACCTATGAGGCCTCAATGACCAGAATGTTCCGGGAGGGACGGACTGAGACTGTGCGTTCCTGTACCAGTGAGTCCACAGCCTTTGTGCAGGCCATGATGGAGGGGTCCCACGTG AAAGCAGACCTGCGAGATCTCTTCCAGAAAGCTTCTAAGAAGCACCAGAATATGTACCGCCTGGCCATGACAGGGGCAGGGATCGACAGGCACCTCTTCTGCCTTTACTTGGTCTCCAAGTACCTGGGAGTCAGCTCTCCTTTCCTGGCTGAG GTGCTCTCGGAACCCTGGCGCCTCTCCACCAGCCAGATCCCTCAATCCCAGATCCGCATGTTCGATCCAGACCAGCACCCCAACCACCTGGGTGCTGGAGGTGGCTTTGGCCCT GTAGCAGATGATGGCTATGGGGTTTCCTACATGATTGCAGGCGAGAACATGATCTTCTTCCATGTCTCCAGCAAGTTCTCAAGCTCAGAGACG AATGCCCAGCGCTTTGGGAACCACATCCGCCAAGCCCTACTGGACATCGCTGATCTTTTCCAAGTTCCCAAGGCTGACAGCTGA
- the CHKB gene encoding choline/ethanolamine kinase isoform X2 has translation MAADGTAVAGGGAVGGCLAKDGLQQSKCPDSTPKRRRASSLSRDAERRAYQWCREYLGGAWRRVQPEELRVYPVSGGLSNLLFRCSLPDHLPSVGEEPREVLLRLYGAILQGVDSLVLESVMFAILAERSLGPQLYGVFPEGRLEQYIPSRPLKTQELREPVLSAAIATKMARFHGMEMPFTKEPHWLFGTMERYLKQIQDLPPTGLPEMNLLEMYSLKDEMGNLRKLLESTPSPVVFCHNDIQEGNILLLSEPENADSLMLVDFEYSSYNYRGFDIGNHFCEWVYDYTHEEWPFYKARPTDYPTQGQQLHFIRHYLAEAKKGETLSQEEQRKLEEDLLVEVNRYALASHFFWGLWSILQASMSTIEFGYLDYARSRFQFYFQQKRQLTSVHSPS, from the exons ATGGCGGCAGACGGGACAGCTGTGGCCGGAGGCGGGGCTGTTGGCGGCTGCCTGGCCAAAGACGGCTTGCAGCAGTCTAAGTGCCCGGACAGTACACCAAAACGGCGCCGCGCCTCGTCGCTGTCGCGTGACGCCGAGCGCCGAGCCTACCAGTGGTGCCGGGAGTACTTGGGCGGGGCCTGGCGCCGAGTGCAGCCCGAGGAGCTGAGGGTTTACCCCGTGAG CGGAGGCCTCAGCAACCTGCTCTTCCGCTGCTCGCTCCCGGATCACCTGCCCAGCGTTGGCGAGGAGCCCCGGGAGGTGCTGCTGCGGCTCTACGGAGCCATCCTGCAG GGCGTGGACTCCCTGGTGCTGGAAAGTGTGATGTTCGCCATCCTTGCAGAGCGGTCGCTGGGGCCCCAGCTGTATGGAGTCTTTCCAGAGGGCCGGCTGGAACAGTACATCCCA AGCCGCCCATTGAAAACTCAAGAGCTTCGAGAGCCAGTGTTGTCAGCAGCCATTGCCACGAAGATGGCACGGTTCCATGGCATGGAGATGCCTTTCACCAAGGAGCCCCACTGGCTATTTGGGACCATGGAGCG GTATCTAAAACAGATCCAGGACCTGCCCCCAACTGGCCTCCCCGAGATGAACCTGCTGGAGATGTACAGCCTGAAGGATGAGATGGGCAACCTCAG GAAGTTACTAGAGTCTACCCCGTCGCCAGTCGTCTTCTGCCACAACGACATCCAGGAAG GGAACATCTTGCTGCTCTCAGAGCCAGAAAATGCCGACAGCCTCATGCTGGTGGACTTCGAGTACAGCAGTTACAACTATAG GGGCTTTGACATTGGGAACCATTTTTGTGAGTGGGTTTATGATTATACTCATGAGGAATGGCCTTTCTACAAAGCAAGGCCCACAGACTACCCCACTCAAGGACAGCAG CTGCATTTTATTCGCCATTACCTGGCAGAGGCAAAGAAAGGTGAGACCCTCTCCCAAGAGGAGCAGAGAAAACTGGAAGAAGATTTGCTGGTCGAAGTCAATCG GTATGCTCTGGCATCCCATTTCTTCTGGGGTCTGTGGTCCATCCTCCAAGCATCCATGTCCACGATAGAATTTGGTTACTTG GACTATGCCCGGTCTCGGTTCCAGTTCTACTTCCAGCAGAAGAGGCAGCTGACCAGTGTCCACTCCCCATCCTGA
- the CHKB gene encoding choline/ethanolamine kinase isoform X1, translating to MAADGTAVAGGGAVGGCLAKDGLQQSKCPDSTPKRRRASSLSRDAERRAYQWCREYLGGAWRRVQPEELRVYPVSGGLSNLLFRCSLPDHLPSVGEEPREVLLRLYGAILQGVDSLVLESVMFAILAERSLGPQLYGVFPEGRLEQYIPSRPLKTQELREPVLSAAIATKMARFHGMEMPFTKEPHWLFGTMERYLKQIQDLPPTGLPEMNLLEMYSLKDEMGNLSHSSSGPMLPNPCRKLLESTPSPVVFCHNDIQEGNILLLSEPENADSLMLVDFEYSSYNYRGFDIGNHFCEWVYDYTHEEWPFYKARPTDYPTQGQQLHFIRHYLAEAKKGETLSQEEQRKLEEDLLVEVNRYALASHFFWGLWSILQASMSTIEFGYLDYARSRFQFYFQQKRQLTSVHSPS from the exons ATGGCGGCAGACGGGACAGCTGTGGCCGGAGGCGGGGCTGTTGGCGGCTGCCTGGCCAAAGACGGCTTGCAGCAGTCTAAGTGCCCGGACAGTACACCAAAACGGCGCCGCGCCTCGTCGCTGTCGCGTGACGCCGAGCGCCGAGCCTACCAGTGGTGCCGGGAGTACTTGGGCGGGGCCTGGCGCCGAGTGCAGCCCGAGGAGCTGAGGGTTTACCCCGTGAG CGGAGGCCTCAGCAACCTGCTCTTCCGCTGCTCGCTCCCGGATCACCTGCCCAGCGTTGGCGAGGAGCCCCGGGAGGTGCTGCTGCGGCTCTACGGAGCCATCCTGCAG GGCGTGGACTCCCTGGTGCTGGAAAGTGTGATGTTCGCCATCCTTGCAGAGCGGTCGCTGGGGCCCCAGCTGTATGGAGTCTTTCCAGAGGGCCGGCTGGAACAGTACATCCCA AGCCGCCCATTGAAAACTCAAGAGCTTCGAGAGCCAGTGTTGTCAGCAGCCATTGCCACGAAGATGGCACGGTTCCATGGCATGGAGATGCCTTTCACCAAGGAGCCCCACTGGCTATTTGGGACCATGGAGCG GTATCTAAAACAGATCCAGGACCTGCCCCCAACTGGCCTCCCCGAGATGAACCTGCTGGAGATGTACAGCCTGAAGGATGAGATGGGCAACCTCAG CCACTCCTCTTCAGGACCCATGCTCCCAAACCCCTGCAGGAAGTTACTAGAGTCTACCCCGTCGCCAGTCGTCTTCTGCCACAACGACATCCAGGAAG GGAACATCTTGCTGCTCTCAGAGCCAGAAAATGCCGACAGCCTCATGCTGGTGGACTTCGAGTACAGCAGTTACAACTATAG GGGCTTTGACATTGGGAACCATTTTTGTGAGTGGGTTTATGATTATACTCATGAGGAATGGCCTTTCTACAAAGCAAGGCCCACAGACTACCCCACTCAAGGACAGCAG CTGCATTTTATTCGCCATTACCTGGCAGAGGCAAAGAAAGGTGAGACCCTCTCCCAAGAGGAGCAGAGAAAACTGGAAGAAGATTTGCTGGTCGAAGTCAATCG GTATGCTCTGGCATCCCATTTCTTCTGGGGTCTGTGGTCCATCCTCCAAGCATCCATGTCCACGATAGAATTTGGTTACTTG GACTATGCCCGGTCTCGGTTCCAGTTCTACTTCCAGCAGAAGAGGCAGCTGACCAGTGTCCACTCCCCATCCTGA